A single region of the Thioalkalivibrio nitratireducens DSM 14787 genome encodes:
- a CDS encoding type II toxin-antitoxin system Phd/YefM family antitoxin, with amino-acid sequence MPESTISLANAKAHLSELAERAAAGESILITKRGKAVVRLSSVAAPKKPIDATALRAVTDAQRNFTDETFLRRMREDARY; translated from the coding sequence ATGCCAGAGTCGACGATCAGTCTCGCCAACGCCAAGGCCCACTTGAGCGAGCTTGCCGAGCGGGCCGCTGCAGGTGAATCCATCCTGATCACCAAGCGGGGCAAGGCCGTGGTGCGCCTTTCCAGCGTCGCCGCACCGAAAAAGCCCATTGACGCAACCGCCCTCCGCGCCGTTACGGATGCCCAGCGCAACTTCACGGATGAGACCTTCCTCCGGCGTATGCGCGAGGACGCCCGCTACTGA
- a CDS encoding type II toxin-antitoxin system VapC family toxin: MRYLDTSILVAALTREPRTEDMQDWLARQDADSLRVSDWVLTEFSAALSMKVRMAILTPGERATVLGAFAALRESSLSTLPVSSMDYRTAAHFADAHTSGLRAGDALHLAIAYNHGLNLCSLDKTLVAAAEPLGVNATLL; this comes from the coding sequence ATGCGCTATTTGGACACCAGCATTCTGGTCGCAGCTCTCACCCGAGAGCCTCGCACCGAGGATATGCAGGATTGGCTGGCGCGACAGGACGCGGATTCGCTGCGCGTCAGTGATTGGGTACTGACCGAGTTCTCCGCCGCCCTGTCCATGAAGGTCCGCATGGCGATCCTAACACCCGGTGAAAGGGCGACCGTGCTTGGTGCATTTGCGGCGTTACGGGAATCATCTCTCTCGACGCTGCCGGTCTCATCCATGGACTACCGCACCGCTGCCCATTTCGCCGACGCCCATACCTCCGGGCTGCGCGCTGGCGACGCCCTTCACCTGGCAATTGCGTACAACCACGGCCTGAACCTTTGCTCTCTCGACAAGACGCTCGTGGCTGCAGCAGAACCCTTGGGCGTCAACGCCACCCTGTTGTAA
- a CDS encoding protein disulfide oxidoreductase, which translates to MNTAVKKRRPVWRWVLEIAIVIGLVLLVRAWIARDLAQGPAPAFEAQLLDGTPVSLAHFADEPMLLHFWATWCPICRLEEGEILRLSRSHPVLTVAMQSGTEAEVEAHLTERESELAVVNDPAGQLARTYGVRAVPSTFIIDRNGEIVFRKQGYAPPLELRFRLWLARWL; encoded by the coding sequence ATGAACACTGCAGTCAAGAAACGCCGCCCCGTTTGGCGCTGGGTACTCGAGATCGCGATCGTCATCGGGCTCGTGCTGCTAGTGCGCGCCTGGATCGCGCGCGATCTGGCACAAGGACCCGCCCCGGCCTTTGAAGCGCAGTTGCTCGACGGTACACCGGTCAGCCTCGCCCACTTCGCAGACGAACCGATGCTGCTGCACTTCTGGGCCACCTGGTGCCCGATCTGCCGGCTGGAAGAGGGCGAGATCCTGCGCCTGAGCCGCAGCCATCCGGTGCTGACCGTCGCAATGCAGTCCGGCACCGAGGCCGAGGTGGAGGCCCACCTGACCGAGCGGGAAAGCGAACTGGCCGTGGTCAACGACCCCGCCGGCCAGCTGGCCCGGACCTACGGCGTGCGCGCGGTGCCCAGCACGTTCATCATCGATCGCAATGGCGAGATCGTCTTCCGCAAGCAGGGCTACGCGCCCCCGCTGGAACTGCGCTTCAGGCTGTGGCTCGCCCGGTGGCTATAG
- a CDS encoding LytR/AlgR family response regulator transcription factor, producing the protein MSLRILIADDEAPARGRLRALVEDLGHEVCAEAADGTSATREFHRTRPDAVLLDIEMPGTDGLAFARWMERDHPEVPVVLVTAHPEHALEAFDASVRDYVLKPVRSERLARALVRAAEPLQNGPPEPARLRVTTGRREELVRLDEIDCFVAAGGYVLARSARIEGFVDATLQDLEERYPTELLRVHRSCLAVCSAIAGIETRSSADHRLLFQDGLEAVPISRRQLAEVRSFMEPF; encoded by the coding sequence ATGAGCCTGCGGATTCTGATCGCCGACGACGAAGCGCCCGCACGCGGGCGCCTGCGGGCCTTGGTCGAGGACCTCGGGCACGAGGTCTGCGCCGAGGCGGCCGACGGTACCAGCGCCACGCGCGAATTCCACCGGACCCGGCCCGACGCCGTGCTGCTCGACATCGAAATGCCGGGGACCGACGGCCTCGCCTTCGCACGCTGGATGGAACGCGACCACCCAGAGGTTCCGGTTGTGCTTGTCACCGCCCACCCCGAACACGCACTCGAGGCCTTCGATGCCTCGGTGCGCGATTACGTGCTGAAGCCGGTACGCAGTGAGCGCCTCGCACGGGCACTGGTTCGTGCAGCCGAACCCCTGCAGAACGGGCCACCCGAGCCGGCGCGGCTGCGCGTCACCACCGGCCGCAGGGAGGAACTCGTTCGCCTCGACGAGATCGACTGTTTCGTCGCCGCCGGCGGCTACGTACTCGCGCGCTCGGCACGGATCGAGGGATTCGTCGACGCGACCCTGCAGGATCTGGAGGAGCGATATCCGACCGAACTACTGCGCGTGCACCGCTCCTGCCTCGCCGTGTGCAGTGCGATCGCGGGGATCGAGACTCGCTCCTCAGCCGACCACCGGCTTTTGTTCCAGGACGGGCTGGAAGCCGTGCCGATCAGTCGCAGGCAGTTGGCCGAGGTGCGAAGCTTCATGGAACCGTTTTGA
- a CDS encoding prepilin-type N-terminal cleavage/methylation domain-containing protein → MTIGERISFRDSGFTLVELLVGLVVGALVILAVLVAWGISVGTTAYTFDAARLNHDLRSTMQIMVNDLRRADAGSVQFSVDASCVSFTVAPRPWKIATGVCGDPDANDPECWVVRGFRLVGNDFQMYYSEETAAPVQPICSDGAPDDNWHSIYGDLAVGGFEVDDFRAECQFLCMDLDDPPGADVSGSGDAACSPTPFGRARCTEATPFDSWVERLSVTLMLGGAVQTRGQPKRLELENTVAIRNNHVVLD, encoded by the coding sequence ATGACTATTGGCGAGCGCATTTCGTTTCGAGACAGCGGGTTCACGCTGGTCGAGTTGCTGGTGGGCCTTGTCGTCGGGGCGCTGGTGATTCTGGCGGTGCTGGTGGCCTGGGGCATCTCTGTGGGCACAACCGCTTACACTTTCGATGCCGCTCGCCTGAACCACGACCTGCGTTCGACCATGCAGATTATGGTCAACGATTTGCGCCGAGCCGACGCGGGCTCCGTGCAGTTTTCCGTGGATGCAAGCTGTGTGTCGTTCACGGTGGCGCCACGCCCGTGGAAGATTGCTACCGGCGTCTGTGGGGATCCCGACGCCAACGATCCGGAGTGCTGGGTCGTGCGTGGCTTCCGGCTGGTCGGCAATGATTTTCAGATGTACTACAGCGAGGAAACGGCTGCACCTGTCCAACCCATCTGTTCAGATGGGGCGCCCGACGACAACTGGCACTCGATTTATGGGGACCTCGCAGTTGGCGGTTTCGAGGTCGACGATTTTCGGGCGGAATGCCAGTTCCTATGCATGGACCTCGACGATCCCCCAGGTGCGGACGTCTCAGGTAGTGGGGATGCGGCTTGCAGCCCGACTCCCTTCGGGCGGGCACGCTGCACCGAGGCAACGCCCTTCGATTCTTGGGTTGAACGTCTGAGTGTGACATTGATGCTCGGTGGTGCTGTGCAAACCCGCGGGCAACCGAAGCGTCTCGAACTCGAGAACACGGTCGCCATCCGTAACAATCACGTGGTGCTGGACTGA
- a CDS encoding sensor domain-containing diguanylate cyclase: protein MPGNKVYLITVLTLMLLAGFIATTLISYFAAARTLSSQVAEETLPLTSDNIYSEIQRDLLTPVLISSLMARDTFVRDWVLDGEGEVAPMLRYLQEIMDEYRTITAFFVSDRTFRYYHPSGVLKEVSPEDPVDSWYFRVRESRAPYEINVDTDTADRSRLSIFVNYRVLDYEGRLLGVTGVGLGVDAVVRTIEAYQRRYGRTIYFVDREGHVTLHGSDYSGARRIQDARGLGQRALQVLTSPSASITYERHDGRLVYANSRLVPEFGWYLMVEQDTVRGIRTIETSLLINILLALAVTALVLFGAYLTLSRYQQRLEQMATTDRLSGAANRQVFDIVFEHIAATLQRDPRPVSVILLDIDLFKEVNDSFGHPGGDVVIRQLVELIHRCVREEDTVCRWGGEEFLVLLDRCPAERARAVAEGIREAVKREPTVFGRDRIAITISAGVAELLPGEGATGIIGRADAALYRAKREGRDRVYLAEGAAPVAASVPGQRRYG, encoded by the coding sequence GTGCCAGGGAACAAGGTCTATCTGATCACGGTGCTGACGCTGATGCTGCTCGCCGGCTTCATCGCGACGACGCTGATCAGCTATTTCGCCGCGGCACGGACGTTGAGCAGCCAGGTTGCCGAAGAGACGCTGCCGCTGACCAGCGACAACATCTACTCCGAGATCCAGCGGGATCTGCTCACGCCGGTGCTGATTTCCTCGCTGATGGCCCGCGACACCTTCGTGCGCGACTGGGTGCTGGATGGGGAGGGTGAGGTGGCCCCCATGCTGCGCTATCTCCAAGAGATTATGGACGAGTACCGCACGATCACCGCGTTCTTCGTCTCGGATCGGACGTTCCGCTATTACCATCCCAGCGGGGTGCTGAAGGAGGTCAGCCCGGAGGACCCCGTCGACAGCTGGTACTTCCGCGTGCGCGAGTCCCGGGCGCCGTACGAGATCAACGTGGATACCGACACCGCCGATCGCAGCCGCCTGAGTATCTTCGTGAATTACCGCGTGCTGGATTACGAGGGTCGCCTGCTGGGCGTAACCGGGGTTGGCCTTGGAGTGGATGCGGTGGTGCGCACGATCGAGGCGTACCAGCGCCGCTATGGCCGGACGATCTACTTCGTGGACCGCGAGGGCCACGTGACGCTGCACGGCAGCGATTACTCCGGGGCCCGGCGCATCCAGGATGCGCGCGGTCTCGGGCAGCGGGCCCTGCAGGTGCTGACCTCGCCCAGTGCCTCGATCACCTATGAGCGCCACGATGGACGCCTGGTGTATGCGAACAGCCGGCTGGTGCCCGAGTTCGGCTGGTACTTGATGGTCGAGCAGGACACGGTGCGGGGGATCCGGACGATCGAGACCTCGCTGCTGATCAACATCCTGCTGGCGCTGGCTGTGACCGCGTTGGTGCTGTTCGGGGCGTACCTGACTCTAAGCCGTTATCAGCAGCGCCTGGAGCAGATGGCGACCACGGACCGCCTCAGCGGGGCCGCGAACCGCCAGGTCTTCGACATCGTGTTCGAGCACATTGCTGCCACGCTGCAGCGCGACCCGCGGCCCGTGTCGGTCATCCTGCTCGACATCGATCTATTCAAGGAAGTGAACGACAGCTTCGGCCATCCCGGTGGTGACGTCGTGATCCGGCAGCTCGTCGAGCTGATCCACCGCTGCGTGCGCGAGGAGGATACGGTCTGCCGCTGGGGCGGCGAGGAGTTCCTGGTCCTGCTCGACCGTTGCCCAGCCGAGCGGGCGCGGGCGGTGGCCGAGGGCATTCGTGAAGCGGTCAAGAGGGAGCCCACCGTGTTTGGCCGGGACCGGATCGCGATCACGATCAGTGCCGGGGTGGCGGAGCTGCTTCCTGGCGAGGGCGCGACCGGAATCATCGGCCGTGCGGATGCGGCCTTGTACCGGGCCAAGCGCGAGGGCCGCGACCGGGTGTATCTCGCCGAAGGCGCTGCCCCTGTGGCTGCGTCCGTCCCCGGGCAGCGCCGGTACGGTTGA
- the nadA gene encoding quinolinate synthase NadA, with protein sequence MVLAEATYDVPRTAVITAARPRLGDAERAALVSRIKRLLDERDAALVAHYYVDSSLQQIAEETGGCVADSLEMARFGKEHSASTLVVAGVRFMGETAKILSPEKRVLMPTLEAECSLDLGCPADAFRKFREQYPEHTVVVYSNTSVAVKALADYVVTSSIAVPLVEHLRDQGKKILWAPDRHLGDYIRRETGADMVLWDGSCVVHDEFRSRELEKLCNAHPAAAVLVHPESPREVILQADVVGSTSQLIAAVRERPESEFIVATDNRIFYKMQQAAPGKRLIEAPTGGHSATCHSCAHCPWMAMNDLSSLADTLEHCTHEIFVDDAERVKALTATQRMLDFAAAHRRRVVGDA encoded by the coding sequence ATGGTACTGGCAGAAGCCACCTACGATGTACCGCGAACCGCGGTGATCACCGCCGCCCGACCGCGGCTGGGCGATGCGGAACGCGCGGCGCTGGTGTCACGCATCAAGCGCCTGCTGGACGAGCGCGATGCGGCGCTGGTGGCACATTACTATGTCGATTCCTCGCTGCAGCAGATCGCCGAGGAAACCGGCGGCTGCGTCGCGGACTCGCTCGAGATGGCGCGCTTCGGCAAGGAACATTCGGCGAGCACGCTGGTGGTTGCGGGTGTGCGTTTCATGGGCGAGACCGCCAAGATCCTCAGCCCCGAGAAACGCGTGCTGATGCCGACCCTGGAGGCCGAGTGTTCGCTCGATCTCGGCTGCCCGGCGGATGCGTTCCGGAAGTTCCGCGAACAGTATCCCGAACACACGGTAGTGGTCTATTCGAATACCTCAGTTGCGGTGAAGGCGTTGGCCGACTACGTGGTGACCTCCAGCATCGCGGTGCCGCTGGTGGAACATCTGCGCGATCAGGGGAAGAAGATTCTCTGGGCACCGGACCGGCATCTGGGCGACTATATTCGCCGCGAGACCGGCGCCGACATGGTGCTGTGGGATGGCTCCTGTGTGGTGCACGACGAGTTCCGCTCGCGTGAACTGGAGAAGCTGTGCAACGCGCATCCCGCCGCGGCGGTGCTGGTGCACCCGGAATCGCCGCGCGAGGTGATTCTGCAGGCCGACGTGGTCGGTTCCACCAGCCAGTTGATTGCCGCGGTGCGCGAACGCCCGGAGTCGGAGTTCATCGTCGCAACCGACAACCGCATCTTCTACAAGATGCAGCAGGCGGCGCCGGGCAAGCGCCTGATCGAGGCCCCGACCGGGGGGCACAGTGCCACCTGCCACAGTTGCGCCCATTGTCCGTGGATGGCCATGAACGACCTGAGCAGCCTCGCCGACACGCTGGAGCACTGCACCCACGAGATCTTCGTCGACGACGCTGAGCGGGTGAAGGCGCTCACTGCGACGCAGCGCATGCTCGATTTCGCCGCCGCTCACCGCCGCCGCGTCGTCGGCGACGCGTAG
- a CDS encoding PilX N-terminal domain-containing pilus assembly protein: MADYTPTLQLLRCQRGAVTLVVTLLVVLAMALLTYTMTTTTTLENRVTATDLRSKQALHAAQAGLDFALARMMSDGGLADLNQCVRRTASGDDATGITDQPTFELRFGGAAECPSATLGLLTSSVVRSIGRSPDGSAVRVLEARAEFRPVWLSVPPDEPDPDSVSALARPMIAMQDVNWEGTAETGHCNRKGESHPGLKQCSQIVPPGKPFAGLEDFVYVEAGGSIHGGSTGVPWIRLQDQHKYENPSLPNDPDVFFESIFGVDKESFKAGSAQYPKKNPDGTLDYSLPDHNVDQVIWWDGDLTLEGGDVLGDEEKPVTIAVTGNLDMTGNSVLWGVVYVAGSTGVGNSKIVGALASESDIDLTGTAAVVYNELLATPGALKTAESGEAAALVERIDIYYSSDAWREIPAD, encoded by the coding sequence ATGGCCGATTACACACCGACGCTTCAGTTACTGCGCTGCCAGCGCGGGGCGGTAACTCTAGTCGTGACCCTTCTGGTCGTTTTGGCGATGGCGCTGCTTACCTACACCATGACTACTACCACGACGCTAGAGAACCGCGTTACGGCCACTGATCTGAGGTCGAAGCAGGCTTTGCATGCGGCTCAGGCTGGGCTCGATTTCGCCTTGGCAAGAATGATGAGCGATGGCGGGCTCGCAGACCTGAACCAGTGTGTCCGGCGAACGGCGTCCGGCGACGACGCCACGGGGATCACTGACCAGCCCACGTTTGAGTTGCGTTTTGGAGGGGCAGCGGAATGCCCAAGTGCGACACTGGGTCTCTTGACCTCGTCGGTCGTGCGCTCGATCGGCCGCAGCCCGGATGGTAGCGCCGTGCGCGTGCTCGAGGCGCGAGCGGAATTTCGCCCCGTATGGCTCAGTGTGCCACCGGATGAGCCGGACCCTGACTCAGTCAGTGCGTTGGCGCGGCCGATGATCGCCATGCAGGACGTGAATTGGGAAGGCACCGCCGAAACAGGTCACTGCAATCGCAAGGGGGAATCCCACCCGGGGCTCAAGCAGTGCTCGCAGATCGTGCCTCCTGGAAAGCCTTTTGCTGGACTTGAGGACTTCGTATATGTCGAAGCCGGTGGCAGCATCCATGGCGGTTCGACCGGTGTGCCGTGGATTAGGCTTCAGGATCAGCACAAATACGAGAACCCATCCCTTCCGAACGATCCCGATGTTTTCTTTGAGTCCATCTTCGGTGTCGATAAGGAGTCGTTCAAGGCGGGATCTGCGCAATATCCCAAAAAGAACCCCGACGGAACGCTGGACTACAGCCTTCCGGACCACAACGTCGATCAGGTGATCTGGTGGGATGGGGATCTTACGCTGGAGGGTGGCGATGTCCTCGGCGACGAGGAAAAACCGGTCACGATAGCTGTGACAGGTAACCTGGACATGACCGGGAACTCTGTTCTCTGGGGCGTCGTGTATGTTGCAGGGAGTACCGGTGTCGGCAACAGCAAGATCGTCGGCGCACTGGCCTCGGAATCGGACATTGATCTAACCGGTACAGCGGCGGTCGTTTACAACGAGCTGCTTGCTACACCAGGTGCGTTGAAGACGGCGGAATCCGGGGAAGCAGCGGCACTGGTGGAAAGGATCGATATCTATTACTCATCGGATGCCTGGCGTGAGATTCCCGCGGACTGA
- a CDS encoding type IV pilin protein: MNKRTPGPVGFTLIELLIVVAVVGVLVAIAYPAFERHIVKTNRGDAHAALQQIQLLQERYRARDPQASYGTLAQVEALLEVGGLATSPEGRYTIDVPAAGRVGYTATATATGQQQDREQRVFGAQCQTITLQVDFAGVTRTPEQCWR; encoded by the coding sequence ATGAACAAGCGAACCCCCGGTCCGGTCGGATTCACGCTGATCGAGTTGCTCATCGTTGTGGCCGTGGTGGGCGTTCTCGTGGCCATTGCCTACCCCGCATTTGAACGGCACATCGTGAAAACCAACCGAGGCGATGCCCACGCGGCGCTTCAGCAGATCCAGTTGCTGCAGGAACGCTACCGGGCGCGGGATCCGCAGGCGAGCTATGGTACGCTCGCGCAGGTTGAGGCACTGCTGGAGGTCGGAGGGCTCGCAACATCGCCCGAGGGCCGCTACACGATCGATGTCCCGGCGGCGGGCCGCGTTGGCTACACCGCAACCGCGACAGCAACGGGACAACAGCAGGACCGGGAACAGCGCGTGTTCGGGGCTCAGTGCCAAACGATCACACTGCAGGTCGATTTTGCCGGAGTGACCCGGACGCCTGAGCAGTGCTGGCGCTGA
- a CDS encoding GspH/FimT family pseudopilin, whose product MIGNSQSGFTLIELIITIVVLVVLVTLAAPSFVDVLDRRRIVDAAETLMKQVQQARAVAIESNREISMVFDDSGTTWCFGLTAAAGCDCYESDPSEPDSCQIPFGALVNLAGTDFELIRASGNDFPGVTLQNFPAALRFEPMRGVRVDAAGPTVTIEFVSARDREAHVVVNRLGRAGTCSPADAGGDPSVTTMRLCP is encoded by the coding sequence ATGATCGGCAATTCGCAATCGGGTTTCACCCTGATCGAGTTGATTATCACCATCGTCGTTCTCGTCGTGCTGGTCACGTTGGCAGCACCTTCGTTCGTCGATGTCCTAGACCGCCGTCGTATCGTCGATGCCGCGGAAACCCTGATGAAGCAGGTACAGCAGGCTCGCGCGGTTGCGATTGAATCGAATCGGGAGATCAGCATGGTCTTCGATGATTCCGGGACCACTTGGTGCTTTGGCCTGACTGCTGCAGCGGGTTGCGACTGCTACGAAAGTGACCCCTCCGAGCCCGATTCCTGCCAGATTCCCTTCGGGGCTTTGGTAAACCTCGCCGGAACCGACTTCGAACTGATTCGTGCCTCTGGCAATGATTTCCCGGGAGTGACCCTTCAGAACTTTCCCGCCGCCCTGCGTTTCGAGCCCATGCGGGGGGTGCGTGTCGACGCGGCGGGTCCCACCGTAACCATCGAATTCGTCTCCGCACGCGATCGCGAAGCACATGTGGTTGTGAATCGCCTAGGGCGGGCAGGCACCTGCTCGCCGGCCGACGCCGGCGGCGATCCCTCGGTGACGACCATGAGGCTTTGTCCATGA
- a CDS encoding sensor histidine kinase has product MKRSETTGTRETTPAIATQVLPDFCSGETVLRVFIVVMLLALIVLLLQGAEPDPMVALYPIAMFITWVGFSSLLVICLLQRWLRRRPLVWQVVIPTAVPVLNTALVHLAAEHMQLADAEARVRVIAAAALLSLIVMRHFYLVAAWKQETRLVAQAREQTLRARVRPHFLFNSMNTIASLCRTDPGRAEQVTLDLADLFRATFATGARHTLGEELDLVRAYLAIEQTRFGDRLQLDWNVPDDPALDHVQVPALILQPLAENAIQHGVAPSPEGGRVEVRLERAHGGFVVEFANGISPEHRAGTGTATEEARARLRHCFGDRAALEVRREAGRFHARITLPADASAEGCGEP; this is encoded by the coding sequence ATGAAGCGATCGGAGACCACGGGGACCCGCGAGACGACACCGGCCATCGCCACGCAGGTGTTGCCGGACTTCTGCTCGGGCGAGACGGTGTTGCGGGTATTCATCGTCGTGATGCTGCTGGCGCTGATCGTGTTGCTGTTGCAGGGCGCAGAGCCGGACCCGATGGTCGCGCTCTACCCCATCGCGATGTTCATTACCTGGGTCGGTTTCAGCAGCCTGCTGGTGATCTGCCTGCTGCAGCGCTGGCTGCGGCGCCGGCCGCTCGTCTGGCAGGTCGTGATCCCAACCGCCGTCCCAGTGCTGAATACCGCGCTGGTGCACTTGGCTGCGGAACACATGCAGCTTGCCGACGCCGAGGCCCGCGTGCGCGTGATCGCAGCGGCAGCCTTGCTGAGCCTGATCGTGATGCGCCATTTCTACCTCGTCGCCGCCTGGAAGCAGGAAACGCGTCTGGTCGCGCAGGCACGCGAGCAGACGCTGCGCGCGCGCGTGCGCCCGCACTTCCTGTTCAACAGCATGAATACAATCGCCAGCCTTTGCCGCACGGACCCGGGGCGCGCGGAGCAGGTCACGCTGGACCTCGCCGACCTGTTCCGTGCGACCTTCGCAACCGGCGCCAGGCACACGCTGGGCGAGGAACTCGACCTCGTCCGCGCCTATCTCGCGATCGAACAAACCCGGTTCGGCGACCGCCTGCAACTCGACTGGAACGTGCCGGACGACCCGGCGCTGGACCACGTCCAGGTCCCGGCACTGATCCTGCAGCCACTTGCGGAAAACGCGATCCAGCACGGTGTCGCGCCGTCGCCCGAGGGCGGGCGGGTCGAAGTCCGCCTCGAACGGGCGCACGGCGGCTTCGTCGTCGAGTTCGCCAACGGGATCTCGCCGGAACATCGAGCCGGCACCGGAACCGCCACCGAGGAAGCGCGAGCCCGCCTGCGCCATTGCTTCGGCGACCGCGCGGCGCTCGAGGTCCGGCGCGAAGCCGGCCGCTTCCACGCGCGGATCACGTTGCCCGCCGACGCCAGCGCCGAAGGGTGCGGCGAGCCATGA
- a CDS encoding formylglycine-generating enzyme family protein → MASALMHRLDTPDLLDLQQQAAAAAGVPVGFQDRGRDGIPVPELRVIPAGEFEMGSDGSEYGHRDTESPRRFVLIERPFALGRYTVTKAEFAAFQRATGWVPRREAIWPKGDQQPVFNLRLADVEAYLEWLSGQTGQRYRLPTEAEWEFAARAGTRTAFAFGDSVGCRDVHFNSLFPYDERRERRKWYIPLCIPLPRPMDVGSYPPNLWGLHDMHGNVQEFTQSPWRDSHSGLPRDGVYRRGPNEEWVVVKGGSWFDPAVACRSASRRRRHVTEMDTNLGFRVLRELGSGTGTR, encoded by the coding sequence ATGGCAAGTGCATTGATGCATCGGCTGGATACCCCGGATCTGCTCGATCTGCAGCAGCAGGCGGCGGCCGCCGCCGGGGTTCCGGTGGGTTTTCAGGACCGGGGCAGGGACGGCATCCCCGTTCCCGAGCTGCGGGTCATTCCGGCGGGTGAGTTCGAGATGGGCTCGGACGGTTCCGAGTACGGTCACCGGGATACCGAGTCGCCACGCCGGTTCGTGCTCATCGAGCGGCCGTTCGCGCTGGGGCGCTATACGGTGACGAAGGCGGAGTTTGCGGCCTTCCAGCGGGCGACGGGCTGGGTGCCGCGCCGCGAGGCGATCTGGCCGAAGGGTGACCAACAGCCGGTGTTCAACCTGCGCCTCGCCGATGTCGAGGCCTACCTGGAATGGCTCAGCGGTCAGACCGGGCAGCGCTATCGCCTGCCCACCGAGGCCGAGTGGGAGTTCGCGGCGCGCGCGGGCACGCGCACCGCGTTCGCCTTTGGGGATTCGGTGGGTTGCCGGGACGTGCACTTCAACTCGCTGTTTCCGTACGACGAGCGGCGTGAGCGTCGCAAGTGGTACATCCCGCTGTGCATTCCGCTGCCCAGGCCGATGGATGTCGGCAGTTACCCGCCGAACCTCTGGGGGCTGCACGACATGCACGGCAACGTGCAGGAGTTCACGCAGTCGCCCTGGCGGGACAGCCATTCGGGGTTGCCGCGTGACGGGGTCTACCGCCGCGGTCCCAACGAGGAATGGGTGGTGGTGAAGGGCGGTTCCTGGTTCGATCCGGCCGTGGCCTGCCGCAGTGCCTCCCGCCGGCGCCGGCATGTAACCGAAATGGACACCAACCTCGGGTTCCGGGTGCTGCGCGAGCTCGGCTCGGGCACCGGCACCCGGTAG
- a CDS encoding putative toxin-antitoxin system toxin component, PIN family: protein MGNMTRWRVVLDTNVFVGASRSRQGASFALLQALRRRKFSALVSVPLMLEYEAVLLRPTQLAKSGRSVEQTGVFLDALSRLVEPVHLHYLWRPQLRDAADEMVLETALNGRADALVTLNGADFVAAGRFGLTVLTPGEFLRRLQEEVL, encoded by the coding sequence ATGGGCAATATGACGCGATGGCGGGTCGTACTGGATACGAATGTGTTTGTCGGCGCTTCGCGCAGTCGGCAAGGCGCGTCGTTCGCCCTGCTTCAGGCATTGCGGAGGCGGAAGTTCAGCGCGCTGGTGTCGGTCCCACTGATGTTGGAGTACGAGGCGGTGTTGTTGCGGCCAACCCAACTCGCCAAGAGCGGCCGGTCGGTGGAACAGACCGGTGTATTCCTGGATGCGTTGAGCCGGCTTGTTGAACCCGTGCATCTTCACTATCTCTGGCGCCCGCAATTGCGCGATGCGGCGGACGAGATGGTGTTGGAAACGGCGCTGAACGGGCGCGCCGATGCCTTGGTTACGTTAAACGGCGCCGATTTCGTGGCTGCCGGCCGCTTCGGGCTAACGGTTCTGACACCCGGCGAATTCCTTCGCAGGTTACAGGAGGAGGTCCTCTAA